Within bacterium, the genomic segment CCAGCACGTCGCGCACCCGCCCGTACACGTCCCGGTAGTCGAGGGTGTCGGAGAGCTCGTCGCTGTGCCCGGCGCGGTGCAGCGAGGTCTCCACCGTCACGTCGACGAGGAAGACCTGTCCCTTCTCCTGTTCCTCCGGGCTCACCCCGTGGTAGGCGTAGAACGCCATCTCGCGCAGCACGATCCGATCGGGCACCGCCTACGCGCCTCCCGCGGCCGGGGGCGTCCCCCGCACGACGGCGTCGGTCATCCGCGCCACCCGGACGATGGTCCGGACGTCGTGCGCGCGCACGATGTCCGCCCCGTTCATGATCGCGACCGCCACCGTCGCGGCCGTCCCCTCGACGCGCTCATGCACCGGAAGGTTCAACACTTTCCCGATGCTCCCTTTGCGCGAGGTCCCGATCAGGATGGGACGGCCCAGCACGGTCAGGTCCCGGAGTCGTCGCAGGATCTCCATGTTCTGCGACACCGTGAGCCCGAACCCATACCCCGGGTCCACCAGGGTCTGCGCCTCCGCGATCCCCGCGTCTGCGGCGGCCGCAATCCGCGCGCGGAGAAACGCCACGGTCTCGCCGACCGCGTCGGCGCTTTCCGCCCGCTGGTCCCAATCCATCAGGACGACCGGCGCCCCCGCGCGCGCCACGAGGCGCGCCATCCCCGGGTCGCCGCGCAGGGCCGACACATCGTTCACCAGCACCGCCCCCGCCTCCAGCGCCGCCCCGGCGACCCGCGCGGAGAACGTGTCGACGCTCACGGGCACGCCGATCCCGACCAGCCGCCGAATCGCCGGGATCGTCAGGCGGATCTCCTCGGCCACCTCGACCGGCGGCGCCCCCGGCCGCGTCGAACGGCCGCCGACGTCGAGCAGGTCGACCCCCGCTTCCCGCATCGCCTGCCCGCGCGCCTCCGCGGCCCCCGCATCGCCGGCGAGGCCGTCCCCGGCAAACGAATCCGGCGCCATGTTGATGATCCCCATGACGAACGTCCGGCGGCCGAACTCCAGCCCCAGCGGTCCGACCCGCGCCGCCTGGGAGGTCATCGCCCGTGCGCGCCGGCGCCGGGGGATCCGTCCAGCCCCTGCGCCATCCGCAGCGGGTCGAAGATCTGTCCCGGGCGCAGGCCGCGCAGGCGCAGCGCGGCCAAGGGCTCGGGGGGCAGCGCCTCCCGCGGCGCGCACCCCACGAGCTCGCCCGCCTCGACGGTGAGGCCGCGGCGCGCCGCTTCGGCCTCGACCCGCTGAAACGCGGCGAGCGGAGGAGTCCGCCGGTAGTCGAGCAGATTCATCGACACCTGCGCCACCCCACGGGTCCGGAGGAACACCCCCATCGCTTGGACGGCGGGGAGCCCGCCCGAGGACTCGCGCACGGCGCGGGCGATCTCCCGCGCCGCGGCGACGTCGGGACTGTGAAGGTCGACGTTGAAAGCGATCAGGATGTCCCTCGCCCCCACCGCCACCGCGCCGGCGGTGGGGTGCACCCGCGCCGGCCCCAGATCGGGCGCCCGCTCCGGCTCGGCGATCGCCCCCTGCAGGCGCTCGAATCCCCCGCGCCGCACCTGGGCCAGGGTGCGCGGGCCCGCCTGGCCGTAGAGGAACACGGGCAGCGCCAGGCGCTCCGCCAACACCCCGCCCAATCGATGGGCCAGCGCGACGCACTCGGGCATCCCCCCCCCGACCAGCGGCACGATGGGAATCACGTCGACGGCCCCGATGCGTGGGTGCACGCCGCGGTGCGTACGGAGATCGATCCGCTCCACCGCCACCGCCGCGCTGCGCAGCGCGGCGTCCAGCACGGCCGCGCTCGCGCCGACGAAGGTGAACACCGACCGGTTGTGATCGGGGTCGGCCGACACATCGAGGAGGCGGATACCCGCAACCGCCCGGATGCTCGCCGCCAGCGCGTCGAGGACCACCCTCCGGCGCCCCTCGCTGAAGTTTGGCACGCACTCCACCATCATCGGGTTTGGGCCCGGGGTGCCGGACGGGCCAAGCGGGAGGGGATCCCGAACGTCGCCTGGGGCGATCGTCGGCCTTACTCGTCCTTGGGCTCGGTAACCCGCGAGAAGTGGATCACGGTCACCGTATCGTCCATGCCGACCGGGCGCCCGTAGATCTTGGAGAGAAACTCCATCAGGCCGGCGTGCTCCCTCGACGCGGGGTTCTCCCGTTCGATCTCCCTCGGAGTCACCTCCCGCAGCGCCTTGATCTCCACCCGATCGATCATCCCGGTGAAGATCCGCTGCTTCGTCCCAAACCGGCTCCCCACCGTGACCCAGACCAGCTGCCCGTCCTGGTATTTGTCGCGCTTGTCACCCAGGCGGATCGTCAGCGTCTTCCGGCCGTCGCGAAGCGCCTGGGTAAAGACGCTCGAGTAAAAATTGAGCGCGAACATGCCTGCCTCCATGGACCAGACCTACCGGTCTCGTCGGCCGCGGTCGGGCGGGGCTCCGCGGCGGGCCGCCCGGAATGCTCCCCCCGATGCGGGCGTGGGGACCGGAATCGGCGTGCCGTTGCTTCGTGTCATCCGCCGCGCTTCCCTCCAGCACCCGTGCCGGCCTCTCTCGGTCGGTCTTGCGGAACATGTGGTCCGAGCCCCCCGTATGAGGGGGAGCCCCATTCTCCGGAGGTGTTCTATGAACACGACAGGGATGCGCCTGGCGGCGCTGGCGGTCGCGGTCCTTCTCACGGGGACCTCAGCCGTGGTGCCGCCGGCAAGGGCCCAGGGACCCGCGCCGGCCGGTCGCGGGATGGCGTCCCCCGGCCAAGCGATCGCCGTGGTCGGACAGGGCTCGGTCGAGGCCGTCCCCGACCGCGCGACGATCGACGTCGGCAACCAGGTGACGCGCCCCACCGCCCAAGACGCCCAGCAGCGCGCCAGTGCCACCATGACCCAGATCATCGAGCGGATTCTAGCGCTCGGGATCCCGCGCGACCGCATCCATACGGTGGAGATCAACCTCTTCCCGCAGCGACGGGGCCCGTCCGAGGAGATCTCCGGCTACCAGGCCGTGCAGCGGGCGACCGTCACCGTCGACGACCTCACCATGGTGGGGCGCGTCGTCGACGCCGGCGCGGCCGCGGGGGCGAACCTGGTCGGCAACGTCACGTTCACGCTGCGCGATCCCGTGGCCCTGCGCACCCGCGCGCTCGCCGCCGCGGTGCAGGATGCCCGGGCCACCGCGAACACCATCGCCGCCGCGGCCGGGGTGACGATTCTTCGAGTCGTCCGGATCGATGAGGTCGGCGCGGCCGTGCCGGTCCCCCGGGTGGGGCTGCAGGCGGCGCCGGAGGTGTCCACGCCCGTGCTGCCCGGAACCCTGACCGTCACGATGCAGGTGCGGGCGATCTTCGCGTTCTGACGGCTCGAGTCCGCCGGTCCTCGGGGGTTGGTGTGGAGGGGACGCTACTTCAGCGCGGGGGAGAAGTCGGTGGTGGGAGCCTTCCCGGGTTCAGCCCTCACCGTCGCTTCCACCGCATTGTCCTTCTCCAGCTCCAGGATGATGTGCTTGAAGCTGATCAGCCCGAGGATGCCCTGCGCCGCCTGGGTCCCCTCCCCCGAGAGCAGCACGCGCTTCTGCGCGGGGGTCTTCGCCTGACCGCTCACCACGTCTTTGACCCTCATCGTCAGGGTATCGGTCTTCACATCGAGGGTGGAACTCTGGACCGTTCCCGGCCCGACGACATTCTCCACAAGACGCCTGGCGATCACGTCGGGCCGCAGCGACGCCGCCGTCCCTTCCTGGCGCGCCTCGTAGGCGTGCTCCCACGCGCCGAGTGCCGCGGCGATTACCGCGACGATGGCCAGGTAGATCGCTGCGGGCCGCCAGGGGAAGATCTGCTGGGTTTTGGGCTTCGGCACCGACCCCCTCCGCTCGCCCCGGCCGGACTCGATCCTCACCCGCCGGGGCAGCCTTCATGATAGCACACCACCCCGACCAGGGGGTCGCTTCACCCGGACACGGAGAGGCCGTCGCTTTGCGTCAGGGTGCCCCGGTACAGGAAGGCGATCTGGCGAAACGCCGCGTGCCGGTCGAACTCGGTCAGCGCGGAGGTGGCATCGACGGGAACGACGATCCGAAACCAGCGCAGCGCGGCGCTCCCGGCCGTGTGCAGGACACAGATGTTGCTCACGGTCCCGGTGATCACCAGCGTCTCGATCCGGCGACGCCGGAGCTCGTCCTCAAGTTCGGTACGGTAGAAGGCATCATAGCGGAGTTTGCGGATCACGAGATCCCCGGGGTCGGGGGCCAGATCGGGAACGATCTCCGCCCCCCACGTCCCGGCGACGGCGTGCGGCCCCCACAGCGCGAACTCGGGGTCGTCGGCGCGGTGCCAGTCCTGTGTGTACACGATGGGGAGACCGTGGGCGCGGGCGAGAGCCCGTAGCCGCCGAATCGCCGGCACGGTCGCCGCAGCGCCCGCGACGTAGAGGCTGCCCTTGGCATCGACGAAGTCGTTCTGCATGTCGACGACGATCAACGCGGTGTCCCGGGGCCCGACCTCAACGCGGCGGGCCACGGTGTACGGGGGGACCTCGAGCATGCGGGGCGCTTCCTCCGACACGGCGGGTGTCGTCGCCTCAAAACCGAGCGGGGAAGCAGCCCGCCGGCTCCTTCCCCGCGATCGTCACGTCCCGGCCGCGCCTACCCGGTCGCCTCTGGCTTCAGCTTCGGTGGGATCGCCTCGGGCCGAGGGAACGACTTCACCTCCTGGGTCGCCGGCGGGGCGGCCACGACCTCCGGGACCTCGGGCGGCAGCGGTCGGCCGGCAATCAACGCGTCGAGCTCATCGCTCTCCAGGGACTCCCGCTCCAACAGCGCGTGCGCGATCCGGTCGAGGACGCCCTGGTGCTCGGTGAGCATCGCCCGTGCCCGCCCGTAGCACTCGTCGATGATCCGACGCACTTCCTTGTCGATCTCGTACGCGATCTCGTCGGAGTAATTCCGGCTCTCCACCAGATCCCGACCGAGGAACACCGGCCCGTGCTTCGTGCCCAGCGTGAGCGGCCCCAGCTTGTCGGACATCCCGAACTCGGTGACCATCTTCCGCGCCAGCTCGGTCGCCTTTTCGAAATCGTTGGCGGCGCCGGTCGTGATCTCCGCAAAGACGATCTCCTCCGCCACCCGACCCCCCAGGATCGCCGTGATGTTCGCCAGGATCTCGCTGCGCGTCACGGTGTACTTCTCCTCCTGCGGCAGCGGGATCGTGTACCCGAGTGCCATCCCCCGCGGCAGGATCGTCACCTTGTGCGGCGGGTTGGCCTGGGGCACCAGCTTCCCGAGGAGCGCGTGCCCACCCTCGTGATAGGCGGTGAGCTCCCGCTCCTTGGGCGAGAGGATGCGGCTCTTCCGCTGCGGCCCGGCGATCACCCGCTCGATCGCTTCGTCGAACTCGGGCATCCCGATCCGCTTCTTCCCCCGCCGCGCCGTGAGCAGGGCCGCCTCGTTGACCATGTTCGCTAGATCCGCCCCGCTGAACCCCGGGGTGCGCCGGGCCAGCACATCGAGCTTGACGTCCTCCCCGATCGGCTTCCCCCGGGCGTGGACGTCGAGGATCGCCCGCCGCCCCTTCGCGTCCGGGTTGTCGACCACGATGCGCCGGTCGAACCGCCCCGGCCGCAGCAGCGCCGGATCGAGTATGTCCGGGCGGTTGGTCGCGGCGATGACGATGATCCCCGAATTCGGATCGAACCCGTCCATCTCCACCAGGAGCTGGTTCAACGTTTGTTCCCGCTCGTCGTGGCCGCCGCCTAACCCCGCGCCGCGCTGCCGTCCCACCGCGTCGATCTCATCGATGAACACCAGACAGGGGGCTGACTTCTTGGCCTGATCGAAGAGATCGCGGACTCGGCTAGCCCCCACGCCGACGAACATCTCCACAAACTCGCTGCCCGAGATGGAGAAGAACGGCACCCCGGCTTCCCCCGCGATCGCCTTCGCCAGCAGCGTCTTCCCGCTGCCGGGCGGGCCCACCAGGAGCACGCCGCGGGGGATCTTGGCCCCCAGCGCCTGGAACTTCTTTGGATGGCGGAGGAACTCGATGATCTCCTCCAACTCTTCCTTGGCCTCGTCGACCCCGGCCACGTCGTCGAAGGTCACGCGGGTCTTCGCCTCGGTGTGCAGCCGGGCACGGCTCTTTCCGAAGGACATCGCCTGGTTGGAGCCCGATTGGGCCTGCCGGAGCATCAACATCCAGAGGCCGACCAGGACGAGGAAGGGCAGCATCGTCGTCAGCAGATTGGGCCACAACGACGACTTGGACGAGGGTTCCACCGTGATCTTCACGCCGTGGTCGCGCAGGGTCTCCAGATACGAGCTATCGCCCTTTGGCACGTAGGTCCGAAACTGCTTCCCGCTCTTGTACTGCCCGGAGACGGCATCATCGCCGATCGATACCTGGTCGATGTGCCCCTGCGTCGCTTCCGTCACGAACACGCTGTACGGGATGACCTCGCTCGAGGTGCCCCGGCTGTTGTACAGCGGCAGCACCAGATACAGGACCACCACGAGGATCAGGGCCCACACCAGCAGGTTCCGAACGTACTTGCTAAACACTCACGCATCCCCCTCTGGGACAGTCCCCGCAGCGCCCGGCCGTCCGACCCGGTGCCGAACCCTCAAAAAAATTATAACACAAACATTTCATGCCAGGAGCGGACGGGCCGCGACGCGCACCGCGCGCGTCGTCGCCTCGGTGACCTGCGCGCGCTCCGACGCCCGCATGCCGATGATCCACAGGATTTCTCCTCCCTCAGTCGTCAGCACCGGGACGAACGCGCGACGGTGTCGCGGGACCTTCGCCTCGCCCAAGTAGTCGGCGATCGTCTTCGTCCGCCCGTGCATCCCCGCCGGGGCGAATCGGTCCCCGGGGCGAGGCCCGCGCAGGATCAGCTCCGACCCAATCGCGGCGCCGTCGAGGACGATCTCGTCCGATTGCGGCCGGCCCATCCGCACCTCCACCAACCCGTCGCCCGCCACCTCGGTCGCCCTCAGGTGGAGGCCGAACTCGATCGCCACCACCCGGCCCGGCACCGGCACCCGATACTCCGCCGGGTTCGCCACGGGATCGTCCATCGCCACCTCGGCACCGCCCGGGAGCCGGGCGACGCGAACGCCCCCGGGCAGGACCACCCTCGATCCCGCGCGTCCCTCCAGCACCAGTCGACGCGCTCCCTCCAGGTGAACGAATCCAACGGCGTGCAAGTTCCCGCGCACCCGGCGGACCGCCTCGCGGATCGCCCGGCGCTGCAGCGCAACCGGTAGGCGGCGAAACGGTTCGCGCGCCACGATCACGGCGCCCCGCCGGCCGGACAGAGCCCTTGCGATCTCTGGGGCGGCGAGCGACTCCAGCGCCCCGACCTCGTCCCGCAACAGGCCGGCCAGCCTGACCAGCGCCTGCCGCACATCAGGATTATACCCTTCCAGCACCGGGATGAGGACGCGCCGGATCCGATTTCTGAGGATGGTAGGGTCCTGGTTCGTGGAGTCCTCGCGCCAGCCGATCCCGCGCGATCGCAGATAGCCCTCGACGTCGTGCCGCGGCGTGTCGATCAGCGGCCGGATGATCCGCACCCCCCCTGCCGTCCGGACCGGTGGAATCCCCCCCAACCCCTCGGGCCCGGTCCCGCGGAGCATCCGCATCAGCACGGTCTCGGCCTGATCGTCTGAGGTATGCCCGGTGGCCAGCGCCGCGGCGCCGGTTTCGCGGGCCACCCGGGCGAAAAACTCGTAGCGGAGTCGCCGTCCGGCATCCTCGAGGGACAGGCCTTCCCGATCGGCGAGCGCCCGCGGATCGGCCGACGCGGCATGGCACCCCAACCGCAATGCCCGGCTCATCGCCGCGACGAACGCGGCATCCTCAACCGCGTCCGGGCGGAGGCCGTGGTTGAGATGCGCCAGATGGATCGTCAGGAGAAGATCGTCGCGCAGCTCCGCCAGGAGGTACACCAGAGCGGTCGAATCGGGCCCCCCCGAGGCGGCGACGATCACGGTCTCGCCGCCGTTCAGCATCCGGTAGCGGCGGAGCGTCTCGCGCACGCGTTCCACGATCGTCCGGGCGGCCTCGTCGCCCCCCGGCGTCCGTGAGGAAGTGTTCACCGCGGCAGTAGAATGTCGATCCATGGGACCGCGCCACACGCGGAGGGAGGCACGACGGCGAGGGGCCCGTCTCTCACGCCGGCCTGATTCGCCGGGGAGTCGAGGCGTTCCTGGACACAGAAGGCATATGCGGACACGATGGTGGCGGCGGAGGGCTTCGAACCCCCGACTCCGCGGGTATGAACCGCGTGCTCTGGCCACCTGAGCTACGCCGCCAAGCGTGCTTTCATTATAACAGGGAGGAGCCCGAGGTGTCAGCGAGAACCCTCCCGCATACCCCGACCGCGTCGATGACGACACCCTGTGAGTTCGCCCGCGCCTGCGGGCCCCGGTTCGAGCTGGAATTGTGCGAGTGGCTTCGCATCCCCAGCATCAGTACGCTTCCGGCTCACCAGCCGGATATGGACCGGGCCGCCGCGTGGCTGACCGGGCACCTCGGGGCGATCGGGTTCGAGGCCCGGGTCATTTCGGGGGACGGGCACCCGCTGGTGTACGCGGAATGGCTGAGGGCACCGGGGCGTCCCACGCTCCTCGGCTACGGGCACTACGACGTGCAACCGGCGGACCCGCTCGAGGCGTGGACGACTCCGCCGTTCGAGCCGTCGGTGCGGGGGGGAAATCTCCACGCCCGCGGGGCGGCCGACAACAAAGGGCAGATCTTCACGCTGATCAAGGCCGCGGAGGCTTACCTCGCCACCGGAGCCGCCCTGCCCGTCAACGTCAAGCTGCTCGTGGAAGGCGAAGAAGAGTGCGGCGGGAGTGTCCTCGAATCGTACATTCGCGCCCACCCCGACCGTCTCGGCGCGGATGCGGCAATCGTCCTCGACTCCGGCATGATGGCGCCGGGGATTCCCGCCATCACCCTCGGGCTCCGCGGTATCGCCAGCGCGGAAGTGGAGGCGCGCGGTCCGGTGCGCGATCTTCACTCCGGCCTGTACGGCGGGGCGGCGCCGAACCCGTTCCTCGCCCTGGCGCAGATCCTCGCCGGCCTCAAGGATGCCGGGGGGCGGATCTTGATCCCACACTTTTATGACCGCGTCATCCCCCCCGATCCCGAAGAGCGGGAAGGCTGGGCGCGGCTCGGGTTCGACGACGCCGCCT encodes:
- the folB gene encoding dihydroneopterin aldolase, translated to MPDRIVLREMAFYAYHGVSPEEQEKGQVFLVDVTVETSLHRAGHSDELSDTLDYRDVYGRVRDVLVGERCRLLEAVAEAVAHRLLEVARVEAVTVRVRKPHVQLGGPLAYAAVEVTRRRRA
- the folP gene encoding dihydropteroate synthase, translated to MTSQAARVGPLGLEFGRRTFVMGIINMAPDSFAGDGLAGDAGAAEARGQAMREAGVDLLDVGGRSTRPGAPPVEVAEEIRLTIPAIRRLVGIGVPVSVDTFSARVAGAALEAGAVLVNDVSALRGDPGMARLVARAGAPVVLMDWDQRAESADAVGETVAFLRARIAAAADAGIAEAQTLVDPGYGFGLTVSQNMEILRRLRDLTVLGRPILIGTSRKGSIGKVLNLPVHERVEGTAATVAVAIMNGADIVRAHDVRTIVRVARMTDAVVRGTPPAAGGA
- the ftcD gene encoding glutamate formimidoyltransferase, translating into MPNFSEGRRRVVLDALAASIRAVAGIRLLDVSADPDHNRSVFTFVGASAAVLDAALRSAAVAVERIDLRTHRGVHPRIGAVDVIPIVPLVGGGMPECVALAHRLGGVLAERLALPVFLYGQAGPRTLAQVRRGGFERLQGAIAEPERAPDLGPARVHPTAGAVAVGARDILIAFNVDLHSPDVAAAREIARAVRESSGGLPAVQAMGVFLRTRGVAQVSMNLLDYRRTPPLAAFQRVEAEAARRGLTVEAGELVGCAPREALPPEPLAALRLRGLRPGQIFDPLRMAQGLDGSPGAGAHGR
- a CDS encoding ASCH domain-containing protein → MFALNFYSSVFTQALRDGRKTLTIRLGDKRDKYQDGQLVWVTVGSRFGTKQRIFTGMIDRVEIKALREVTPREIERENPASREHAGLMEFLSKIYGRPVGMDDTVTVIHFSRVTEPKDE
- a CDS encoding SIMPL domain-containing protein (The SIMPL domain is named for its presence in mouse protein SIMPL (signalling molecule that associates with mouse pelle-like kinase). Bacterial member BP26, from Brucella, was shown to assemble into a channel-like structure, while YggE from E. coli has been associated with resistance to oxidative stress.), whose amino-acid sequence is MNTTGMRLAALAVAVLLTGTSAVVPPARAQGPAPAGRGMASPGQAIAVVGQGSVEAVPDRATIDVGNQVTRPTAQDAQQRASATMTQIIERILALGIPRDRIHTVEINLFPQRRGPSEEISGYQAVQRATVTVDDLTMVGRVVDAGAAAGANLVGNVTFTLRDPVALRTRALAAAVQDARATANTIAAAAGVTILRVVRIDEVGAAVPVPRVGLQAAPEVSTPVLPGTLTVTMQVRAIFAF
- a CDS encoding isochorismatase family cysteine hydrolase — its product is MLEVPPYTVARRVEVGPRDTALIVVDMQNDFVDAKGSLYVAGAAATVPAIRRLRALARAHGLPIVYTQDWHRADDPEFALWGPHAVAGTWGAEIVPDLAPDPGDLVIRKLRYDAFYRTELEDELRRRRIETLVITGTVSNICVLHTAGSAALRWFRIVVPVDATSALTEFDRHAAFRQIAFLYRGTLTQSDGLSVSG
- the ftsH gene encoding ATP-dependent zinc metalloprotease FtsH → MFSKYVRNLLVWALILVVVLYLVLPLYNSRGTSSEVIPYSVFVTEATQGHIDQVSIGDDAVSGQYKSGKQFRTYVPKGDSSYLETLRDHGVKITVEPSSKSSLWPNLLTTMLPFLVLVGLWMLMLRQAQSGSNQAMSFGKSRARLHTEAKTRVTFDDVAGVDEAKEELEEIIEFLRHPKKFQALGAKIPRGVLLVGPPGSGKTLLAKAIAGEAGVPFFSISGSEFVEMFVGVGASRVRDLFDQAKKSAPCLVFIDEIDAVGRQRGAGLGGGHDEREQTLNQLLVEMDGFDPNSGIIVIAATNRPDILDPALLRPGRFDRRIVVDNPDAKGRRAILDVHARGKPIGEDVKLDVLARRTPGFSGADLANMVNEAALLTARRGKKRIGMPEFDEAIERVIAGPQRKSRILSPKERELTAYHEGGHALLGKLVPQANPPHKVTILPRGMALGYTIPLPQEEKYTVTRSEILANITAILGGRVAEEIVFAEITTGAANDFEKATELARKMVTEFGMSDKLGPLTLGTKHGPVFLGRDLVESRNYSDEIAYEIDKEVRRIIDECYGRARAMLTEHQGVLDRIAHALLERESLESDELDALIAGRPLPPEVPEVVAAPPATQEVKSFPRPEAIPPKLKPEATG
- the tilS gene encoding tRNA lysidine(34) synthetase TilS, with amino-acid sequence MDRHSTAAVNTSSRTPGGDEAARTIVERVRETLRRYRMLNGGETVIVAASGGPDSTALVYLLAELRDDLLLTIHLAHLNHGLRPDAVEDAAFVAAMSRALRLGCHAASADPRALADREGLSLEDAGRRLRYEFFARVARETGAAALATGHTSDDQAETVLMRMLRGTGPEGLGGIPPVRTAGGVRIIRPLIDTPRHDVEGYLRSRGIGWREDSTNQDPTILRNRIRRVLIPVLEGYNPDVRQALVRLAGLLRDEVGALESLAAPEIARALSGRRGAVIVAREPFRRLPVALQRRAIREAVRRVRGNLHAVGFVHLEGARRLVLEGRAGSRVVLPGGVRVARLPGGAEVAMDDPVANPAEYRVPVPGRVVAIEFGLHLRATEVAGDGLVEVRMGRPQSDEIVLDGAAIGSELILRGPRPGDRFAPAGMHGRTKTIADYLGEAKVPRHRRAFVPVLTTEGGEILWIIGMRASERAQVTEATTRAVRVAARPLLA
- a CDS encoding dipeptidase, whose product is MSARTLPHTPTASMTTPCEFARACGPRFELELCEWLRIPSISTLPAHQPDMDRAAAWLTGHLGAIGFEARVISGDGHPLVYAEWLRAPGRPTLLGYGHYDVQPADPLEAWTTPPFEPSVRGGNLHARGAADNKGQIFTLIKAAEAYLATGAALPVNVKLLVEGEEECGGSVLESYIRAHPDRLGADAAIVLDSGMMAPGIPAITLGLRGIASAEVEARGPVRDLHSGLYGGAAPNPFLALAQILAGLKDAGGRILIPHFYDRVIPPDPEEREGWARLGFDDAAFLREEVGALALVGESSFSVLERLWARPTLDVHGMPGGFIDEGVKTVIPARALAKVSMRLVARQDPFEIAEHFTAHVRRLTPPGVQVTVRRRGGAPAVLIDRRSPAIAAASTAFAEAFGHDTVYIRSGATVPVVSQLSDGLKIPTIVTGWALPDANWHSPDEKLSLTQFHRGIEALIRFVERFGASARGSDGTKTARPHSG